DNA sequence from the Lysinibacillus sp. OF-1 genome:
TGAAGGGTCCAGATTTGATTTTTCGAGTAATAATGTTACGCTATGATTGACAAATGGGCGAGGTCGAAAATACGCCATTTCTATAATTTTATCTATACCAAGTGTAAGAATAACAATCGTTAATGCATATAATACTATTTTTCTATTTTCCTGCTGATTTTGGGATTTTGAAAACCATAGCCATATAAATACCAGTCCAAATAGAATGGGCCCATATTTTGAAAACAAGAGGACAAGTTGATCTAAAATCGGATATTTTCCTGCAAACTGGTTTAGTAGTTTGAAAAGTTGATAATCTATATTCATATTCTCTCTAAGATGAAACTCCTTCTAATTTAGTCACTTGTACATTGTCCTCTGATGATAAAAACTCTTCTAATGCACTTTTGTTCTTTTCCAAATCAATATCTAGCACTGCGCCTACATTTACATGTTTGTTGTCAAAAGAACTGGCGACAGGAATTCGTAAAGTATCCACACCATTAGATTTCCCATCTATTAAACCTTTCCCAATTGCAAGAATGGTTTTATTGTCAATATTAGTATCGATATATGCCTCAGCAACACCAAGTATTTTTGGTAAATTTATTAAACTTTGAAAGCTAATTTGTTCTTTGACCTTTGTCATAACTTCCTGTTGGCGTTCAACTCGCCCGAAATCACTTAAACGATCGTGGCGGAATCGTACATAAGCTAATAACTGGTCACCGTGTAAAGTTTGTTCTCCAGGAAATAATGTCATACCAATTCCATATGACATTTCATAAGGGATATCAACTTCAATCCCATTTGGTGCTAGAAGATCCACAATTTTGGGGAATCCTTCAAAATCAACGATAGCGTAGTAATTGACATCAATATCAAAATTCTGCTTAATTGATTTCCTTACAAGTTCTGGGCCTCCAAAAGCAAATGCAGCGTTTATTTTATTCATCCCGTAATCTGGGATGTCAACATACGTATCTCTCATAATCGAAACGATTTTTACATTATTCGTAGTTTGATTATAGTGTGCAATCATTAAAGCATCAGATCTACCTTCGTCTCCTCTAGAGTCACTGCCTATCAATAGCACATTAATCTCACCAAATTGCGGGTCTACACCTTTGAAAGGCTCAAAAGTCTCTTCATCTTCTTTATTGATATCGTCTTCTGCCATAGCCAATCCACTATTGTACTGATATATCCAATAAACAATCCCTATTGAGATGATTAATGCAAATGCTAAAAACGAATTTCTTAGCCATCTACGGCTCGTTTTACTATGTTTCATAAATTAATTAATCCACCTATCAGTTATTTTTTAACAAACCTTTTGCAGTAAGTTGTACAGCTATCGCATCGTCCAAATAACCAATAGGAAATAGATAATCCGGAATGACATCCACTGGAATAATAAAATACAATAATGTACTTCCAATTATTGTTAATTCAAATAGTGTACCCTTATTTGTTGTAAATTTTTCATATAACTCTTTCAACTTGCTAATAAATGGTCCAACGCTACCTACACTCTGAATCTTTTCGTTAAAACTCTTATGAATTGTATTTTTTCCTTCTTCTGTTTGAGCAAATAATCCATAATCGTCTAATTTTTTTTCAACATCTTGCACTGAAAATTGATTGTCATAAACATTAGAAGCCTTAAGAAAAGTCTGTATTGCATCAACAGAAGTATGAATATCTGATTGAGACTCTTCATGTCTCTGTTCGATAGGATACCCTGCAGCTTCAACAAGATTAATGAAAGGAATACCAAGACATTCAGCGAATTTTTCTAAATGTTGAGGTGTTGCCTTTCGTTTATTATTGATAATCCGTGAAATCGTAGCTGTATCGACCCCTGTAAGTTCACTAAACTTCCGCATGGATAATGAGCGTTCTTTTAGTAATTCTTTCAACAATAAACCTAGAGTAGTACTTTCTCTATTTTCTGCCATATTCGATTCTCCCTTCTGTTAGTTCCTTAATGATTGTCTAATGGAAAATTACCGTTGTACAGAAGTGTAATATTGTGTTGACAAAATGTCAACACAATATTAATAAAATGCTGCAAAAGCAAGCAGTAACATCAACAAACCACTAATTACTGTGCCAAATTGCCCTATAGTAAATGAACTAACCTGAACATCAGCGACCTTACTTCCTAATTTGACTCCTGCCCAAACAGTAATAAAGCTCCCGATTGCAGCTGTTAACGAAATGACAACAGGTGAAAGTCCGAGTAGGCCAGCGCCCACACCATTTGTAAGTGCATTTGCTGATAATGCAATACCAAGAAGTATAGATTCTCCCCAGCCGATTTCATCAGACTTATTAAAATCAGCTTCCTCAGGGTTTTTAAAAATACTTTGCCCATTTTTGGGCTGTAACGCCTCTTTTGAAGGTTCATTTTTACGTGGTTTAGCTAAAAGAATGATGCGAATTCCAATGATAAATAACAATAAGGCTCCAAAGATTACAGGAAGCATACCTGGAAGAATAGTCGAGAGCCAAACCCCAAACGTAATGCCTCCCATACTCATAACAAAGCATATAATTGCTATTAATAAATTTTTCCCAAAACTAACATGTATCTTTCGAATCCCGTAAGAGAGCCCTACGCCTAAATTATCTATACTTGATGAAAGCGTAAAAGCTAAAATGATTAACCAAGTCACAGCTTACACCCCTTATTTTTTTATATCATATTATTTATGTTGACAATTGGTGCCTGTTTTCCTAAAATTGTTGACAAAAAAGCAACGGTTATGCCACTTAAAAAAACTCGTCCATTATTGAGCACCATTGTTTTGTTTCATGTACTTACAATGTATTAATTAAGTGTCCTTCGATTTTGGAATAAAAAAAGACCCAATCCAAGCCTAATAGACAAAGAATCGGAGCTTTCGGTTTTCATTATTTTTTTACTTATTTTAACAGGGGAATCCAGACTACTGCCTTGTACAATTTTCCGAACAGTTTTCATTTTGTTAGAAGTATTGGTTTGAAGTCTATTGCCTGTAAATTTTTTCTTCAAGTGACTTAGATTTCTGTGAATCAATGGACAGAGCAGAAGTACCTGTTACATTAACATGACTATTGATAATGGAAAGTACCACCGATTTACGCCCTTTAGGGTCTTTATTTCATGGTGAAGCCTGTCTGTGCAATCTAAAAAATAAAAGTGGCTGCTTAAACTCTATGTATTCATGGAGATAGGCGTCATGAGCTAGACTATTGTAAGCGCTCAGAGAGCTACTACAATTGTAAAATAGATGCCCTAAGAGAGTTTAGGGCATCTATTTTAGTTAGGTTAGGTAGTTGTGACTAATTCAACTGCTTCAAGCACAATTGGTGTACCAGCAGAAAGTGATGCTGTAACAGTGTTGAATGTAACTTCAGTTGCAGAAACTGTATAAGCATCACCCTCCTGTAGAACGCCATTGATATATAAATTATAGTAGCCGTTTGTAACTACTGGAAATGCAGTTGCCGCTGTACCGCTATCATCTAAAAAAGTTGTAGCAGCGACTGTAGTACCATCTGTAATGGCAAGAGGTGCAGCTAAAACGTTAAAAAATCGTGTAGATGTACCTGTGACATTGACATGAATATTAATAATGGAAAGTGCCATATGATTCACCTCCTTTCTTGGATATTAATTTGTCATAAAGCCAAGCGATTCAATGATAATGGGTGTGCCTCGATACAAAGTGGCATTGTAGGGTACGATTGTTAAGGCGGCTGGTGTTATGGTGTAAATGCCACCTTCTTGCATCACCGCATTAATATAAAGATTGACGTAACCGTTTGGCGAGAAGAGGGTAAACTCTGTAATATTGTCAGCATTATCATTCCAGAAGAGAGTCGCTGGCAGCGTGACCCCATTTGTTAGATCAAGATCGGCTGTGACGATATAAAAATAGCGGTGGATAATCGGCAAAATAGTGCCCTCTGGAACGATAGGAGGAGGGACGATGGGCGTGCCGTTTGTTGCTTTGATACGGGGCCAGAAAAATCGATCCTCACAGTGACACGGACAACTTTTTTCTATGATTCGATGAGACTTAGGATTCAGCATGTGCGATCACACTCCATTCTTAAAAAATAACCTTTGCCCCGAATACATTTACTATAAAATATGAAGAAAATAGCAAGAGAACTAGTTGACCATCTATCATTTGAGGAAGATTATTTCGGATCATCAAGATTTTATGATGGGACTTATTAGGATAGAAACGTTGGCATACATGCTTTTTACCGTAAATTAGTGTTATACTTTGCTAGTTGAATAAGGTAGAATACTAATTATGAATAATTAACGAAAAAGGGGTAACTGGTTTCATGAAAGATTTTGAACAACAATTGGAGGAGCTATTAAAGCAAGCTTCTTTGCAATACATAATCTATCAGCATAATGGTGATACAGAACGCATGGATAAAACCTCTCTTTTTGCTCGAAAAATTCAGCAAAAAGAGTATGTGATTGGCTTTGCGGGTCATTTCTCTGCTGGGAAGTCGAGTATGATTAATGCGCTGTCTGGTGAAAACTTACTGGCATCTAGTCCAATTCCAACAAGTGCGAATATCGTAAAAGTGCATAAATCAGAGGAAGATTTTGCAATTGTCTATATGCACAATGAAAAGCCTGTGAAATTTGAGGCAGGCTATGATTTTAAAACAGTAAAAGAGCTTAGTAAGAATGGGGATTTAGTGTCACAAATCGAAATTGGGCACAGTGCCTCTACACTACCACTAGGCGTTACTGTCATGGATACGCCAGGAGTAGACTCCACAGATGATGCACACCGTATGTCAACGGAATCGGCGCTCCATATTGCAGATATCGTATTTTATACAATGGATTATAACCATGTGCAGTCGGAACTGAATTTCCAATTTACAAAGCAATTAATGAAATACAATCCAAACGTTTATTTAATTGTCAATATGATTGATAAGCATAAAGATAATGAATTGAGCTTTGAAGACTTTAAAGCAACGGTTCATCAATCCTTTGCCGCATGGGGCGTTGTGCCGAAGGGTGTATTTTTCACATCATTGAGAGAGCCTGAACATCCACATAATGATTTTGAGGTCGTAAAGAACATCGTGATGGACAGTATGAATGATTGGCAGGAGCAGCTTGTACAAACGGCAACGAATACATTGCGTTTACTGCAAAGTGAGCATGACCATTATTTAATGGAAGAAAGACAGGATCGTTTAACTATTGATGAAGAAATTTTAA
Encoded proteins:
- a CDS encoding DUF4183 domain-containing protein, whose product is MPIIHRYFYIVTADLDLTNGVTLPATLFWNDNADNITEFTLFSPNGYVNLYINAVMQEGGIYTITPAALTIVPYNATLYRGTPIIIESLGFMTN
- a CDS encoding helix-turn-helix domain-containing protein; amino-acid sequence: MAENRESTTLGLLLKELLKERSLSMRKFSELTGVDTATISRIINNKRKATPQHLEKFAECLGIPFINLVEAAGYPIEQRHEESQSDIHTSVDAIQTFLKASNVYDNQFSVQDVEKKLDDYGLFAQTEEGKNTIHKSFNEKIQSVGSVGPFISKLKELYEKFTTNKGTLFELTIIGSTLLYFIIPVDVIPDYLFPIGYLDDAIAVQLTAKGLLKNN
- a CDS encoding phosphatase PAP2 family protein; this translates as MNIDYQLFKLLNQFAGKYPILDQLVLLFSKYGPILFGLVFIWLWFSKSQNQQENRKIVLYALTIVILTLGIDKIIEMAYFRPRPFVNHSVTLLLEKSNLDPSFPSNHAAGSFALAFALFWKRRKMGTVLILLACLMAISRIFIGVHYFLDVLAGACIGLGVTYIVMLLGRLFESTLLRKKIYAK
- a CDS encoding DUF4183 domain-containing protein codes for the protein MALSIINIHVNVTGTSTRFFNVLAAPLAITDGTTVAATTFLDDSGTAATAFPVVTNGYYNLYINGVLQEGDAYTVSATEVTFNTVTASLSAGTPIVLEAVELVTTT
- a CDS encoding LCP family protein; translated protein: MKHSKTSRRWLRNSFLAFALIISIGIVYWIYQYNSGLAMAEDDINKEDEETFEPFKGVDPQFGEINVLLIGSDSRGDEGRSDALMIAHYNQTTNNVKIVSIMRDTYVDIPDYGMNKINAAFAFGGPELVRKSIKQNFDIDVNYYAIVDFEGFPKIVDLLAPNGIEVDIPYEMSYGIGMTLFPGEQTLHGDQLLAYVRFRHDRLSDFGRVERQQEVMTKVKEQISFQSLINLPKILGVAEAYIDTNIDNKTILAIGKGLIDGKSNGVDTLRIPVASSFDNKHVNVGAVLDIDLEKNKSALEEFLSSEDNVQVTKLEGVSS
- the ytaF gene encoding sporulation membrane protein YtaF, translated to MTWLIILAFTLSSSIDNLGVGLSYGIRKIHVSFGKNLLIAIICFVMSMGGITFGVWLSTILPGMLPVIFGALLLFIIGIRIILLAKPRKNEPSKEALQPKNGQSIFKNPEEADFNKSDEIGWGESILLGIALSANALTNGVGAGLLGLSPVVISLTAAIGSFITVWAGVKLGSKVADVQVSSFTIGQFGTVISGLLMLLLAFAAFY